From Glycine max cultivar Williams 82 chromosome 11, Glycine_max_v4.0, whole genome shotgun sequence, the proteins below share one genomic window:
- the LOC100810740 gene encoding transcription initiation factor TFIID subunit 7, with protein sequence MEEQFILRVPPNVAERIECLLNENNAPSSEDKSLDLSFSEDGRSGTFMIGNEHFAASLLDLPCVVESYNKTYDDNSLIKTADIGQMIMVRESGDAAPDVIEYRHGLTPPMRDARKRRFRREPDLNPELVSRVEKDLLKIMAGGTADNLDILTSYSHVEAAEQEEGDENARGANKKAAPKPAPKHDAPENLTNAGELDRSDSEESDDSV encoded by the exons ATGGAGGAGCAATTCATACTTCGAGTTCCACCCAATGTGGCGGAGCGGATAGAGTGTCTTCTGAATGAAAACAATGCTCCTTCATCAGAAGACAAGTCACTAGATTTGTCATTTAGTGAGGatggaagaagtggtacatttATGATTGGGAATGAACACTTCGCAGCTTCtctattggatcttccttgCGTTGTTGAATCCTATAATAAGACTTATGATGATAACTCTTTGATTAAGACTGCCGATATTGGCCAG ATGATTATGGTGAGGGAATCTGGTGATGCTGCTCCAGATGTTATTGAGTACAGACATGGCCTCACTCCACCCATGAGAGATGCTCGCAAGCGTAGATTTCGCAGGGAGCCTGATCTTAAT CCTGAGCTTGTCTCCCGTGTTGAGAAAGATCTTCTCAAAATCATGGCTGGAGGAACAGCGGACAATCTTGATATCCTTACATCTT ATTCACATGTGGAAGCAGCTGAGCAAGAGGAAGGGGATGAGAATGCCCGAGGTGCCAATAAAAAAGCTGCACCTAAGCCTGCACCAAAACATGATGCTCCAGAGAATCTTACTAATGCAGGGGAACTTGACAGGAGTGATTCTGAGGAATCTGATGACTCAGTCTGA